GGCAATCATTTTACCGATTTCCTCGTCATTGTTGGCAGAAACAGTTGCTACTTGCTGGATTTCTTTGCTGGTAGAAATAGCTTTGGAATTTTCTCTCAATTGGGCTACAACTGCTTTTACAGCCTTATCAATACCTCTTTTGAGGTCCATTGGATTTGCACCGGCTGCTACGTTTTTGATTCCGGCATTGAATATTGCCTGAGTCAAAACAGTTGCAGTAGTCGTTCCGTCACCGGCATTATCTGCGGTTTTAGAAGCGACTTCTTTTACCAACTGAGCTCCCATATTCTCAATAGGCTCAGCCAATTCAATTTCTTTTGCTACGGTAACCCCATCTTTTGTGATGGTAGGTGCGCCGAATTTTTTGTCAATAATAACATTTCGACCCTTAGGTCCAAGAGTCACTTTCACTGCGTCAGCAAGAGCGTCAACGCCTCTTTTCAGTCTGTCTCTTGCATTGGTGTCGAAAAACAGTTCTTTAGCCATTTTTTTGTTTTTTTAGGTTTTTGATAGTTTGAAATAGATGATTAAAGGATAGCGAAGATGTCAGATTCTCTCATAATGAGGAAATCCTGTCCTTCTACTGAGAGTTCAGTTCCGGCATATTTGCCGTAAAGCACTGTGTCACCTACTTTTACAGTCAAGGGCTCATCCTTTTTTCCGCCTCCTACTGCGATTACTGTGCCTTTCTGGGGCTTTTCTTTGGCAGTATCAGGAATAAAAAGGCCTGATGCGGTTTTCTCTTCAGCTGCAGCAGGTTCTACCAGAACTCTGTCTGCAAGAGGTTTGATGTTTACTTTTGACATAATTATTGAATTTTTAAAGTTTATTTACAAAATCTAATAACCCCTCATTATCATTTCTTATGCCAAATCATCTTATCTCGATTATGCTGACATATAGTCGGTCTGTTCGTTCACTTATGACAGTTTGAAATCAAAAATCGCATTAAATCCCTGTCAATTTTTCTCTGAGACTTTTTTTTGATGACAGTTTTTCTTACATTTTGTCAAAGTATGCACATATGAAAAATTTATCAGAAAACTGGATTACGGAAGGTTGGATAGACTTTGAATATAAAAAATACCTTCTGTTGGCTTATTTGAATCATGTAGATTCGCAGTTTAAAGAGGTGAAACTTTATCCTCCTTTGGCAGACCTGATCCATCATTATTCCAAACTGAAAAGTTTTGAGGAAAACAAAGAAGGGATTAAAGCTTCATTTCCCAAATTGTTGCAGGGACCAAATTGGAGTGAAATGAAAATGAATTACAAGCCCTTGTTTATTGATGATGAAATGATGAAGCAACTTGAGGATATCATTTCTTTTTCTCTTCCTCAACTTAAAAGCTATATAGAAGACGGGAAAAATATTTATGATTTTCTCGAAAAAGAAATGTTGATAGAACCTATAGGGATTTCTCCATTATACCAGAAAGAAGGATATGCACTGCTTTCTTTTGACAATTCCAAGGATATTTTTATCTACCGCTATAAGGTCAACTTGTTCCAAAACAGTATAGATACTTTCAAAGGCATCATGATGCAATTGATCAAAAGTGTCAGAAGGTCAATCGTCAACTCTTTTGAACAAATCAAGATGGATTTAATCAGAACTTATAAAGAACTTCCCAATCCCGCCACATACAGCATTCAATGCCAACATAAAATTCCTTTGGAGGAAAGTTTTTTACCGATAAGCAAAAGACTGCTGCTCAAAAAAGTGGAATAAATCGAAGGAATGAAAAAAAATTAACCCGTACTGAAATAAAAAGAATCAAAAAAAGCCCGGTTTTGCCGGGCTTAAATATTTTTATTGATTTTCATCATCGGGGTTTTCATTAACACTACCTGTTGTATCTATAGGTAGTAGGCTTTCACTATCACCGAATGAAGGAGTCAAAACCTGCTTCTTTGCACTTTCAATATTGGGAGAATTGATCTGATCAACTTCAGAAGTAGAATAAAATGCCGAAGAGGAAAGAGATAAAACCAATATGGCAATTGAAAGCACCCATGTTGCTTTTTCAAGGATATTTCCTGTTTTGGTTACTCCCATGATTTGGGAAGCACTTCCTCCAAAAGCGGCACCTACACCACCTTTAGAGTCCTGGGCAAGGATAACCAAAATCAACAACACGGCTAATATGACAATAACGCTGATAAGAAAGGTGAACATTTTGATGAATTTATAAATTCAGATTTTTGATTAAGTCCGCAAAGTAAGTGTTTTTATCCGGAAATTTCACCATTAATTTTTGATAAATTTCTTTGGCTTTTTGTTTTTTACCCTGCTTGACCAATAATTTGGCATAAGATTCCGACAATAGGGTAGGATGGAGATGGGTGCTTTTTTCTGATAAGTCATCCTGTTTCTGAAAATCCTCAATTTCCCTAAGGGTAGCTAGTTTTATTTCTTTTTTACTGAAGGCTTTGATTATATCAATCTGCTTTTTCTTTTTTTCATCAAGGATTTCTTTTTTCTCCTTCAATTTGATTGTCTCAAGCAAATCATCCTTTGACTTTCGTCTTTTGGGTTTTTTTGGTACATCAGGCTTTTTCTTGGGAGTTTCAGCAAATCTTACTTTCTTTTTGTGCAGGTCTTCGCCAAGCTTCTTTAATATTTCCGCTCTTTCTTGGGGATTGGTATCTTTGGTAGGTTCAGGAATCAGTGATTTTTCAAAATCATCCAACGCTATGGATTTTAAATTCGATGTTCTGGATGACAATAAACTCTCCAAATTGTCATCGAGTTTACTTTGCAGAAATCTGAAAGGGGTATCTGACTGAATCATCATTTTGAGCCAAGACCTGTCAGGGCTTGTTACTGCTGACCAATGTAGGAGTTCTTTAGATTCCCCATTGGTCTTTTCAAATTCAAATTTTGCCAATAATACCTTAGGGATTTGAAAATAGGGGAAAGTCTCATGCCATTTGATAAGATGGGTAATATCATCCTTCTGGAGCTGACTTCCTTTTCTGATTATTCCTATGAGCTGTTGCGTATTCACTTCTCTTTCCTTGAATCTGTCCCAATTTAATCAAATTTACCAATTTGCCACAGTGGCAGAAAAGATGTCCTGAAGTATCTGGTCAAAAATCTCCTCTATCAATTGACTTTCCACCTGTAATATGGAAGTAGTCCTGGGGTCGTAATCCTTAAAAAAAGAAAAATTCCTTTTTAAGCTTTCCTCTTCGACTACGGTATTGACATAATCCACTTCAACTGAAATAGTCAATCTCATCTGTCCGGCCCGATCCGGTAGGTTTGGGTCCTGACTTGAAACTGTGGCCTGTGGGGTAATTGCATAACGGTTGATTGACCCCGAAAACTGTAAGTCTCCGTTATTTCTGACCAACTCCAGCTGGGTATTCCGCTGATAGAATTCTTTAAGTGATTCAGTGAAGAGCTGCTCCATATTTGCAGGACCCCCGCCGGAATCATTGAAGAAATTTTCGACCGAAAATGATTTGGTCAACTCGTAATTGAGATTGGTGCCTGTAAAACTATAGCTGACGGCACAGGCTTGTAGCAATATTAAAAATAAACCCCAACTGATCAAGTTTGTTATTTTACGCTTACTCAATGTCATATTGTTTGATTTTCCTATATAACGTTCTTTCGGAGATTCCAAGGTCGCTTGCCGCATATTTTCTTTTATTATTATGCTTTCTAAGTGCCCTGATGATCATTTCCTTTTCCTTTTTCTCAAGTGAAAGCGAGCTGTCATCCTCCTCATGAATGATATCCTCTATGGACTCGTCATCATAGTCTTCTATTTGTTCCTTTTGATGCTGTTTTTCCAAAACAAGAGGTAAATTGGAAGATTGGCTGACAGGTTTTGAATCTTCATAAGACTTGGAAGAATCTATATCCTCAAACAAATCCTGATGTTTGTTCATAATATTTGAACTCAGGCCACCTGATTGATAGGTTTCCAATACCAGCTTTTTCAGGTCATTCATATCTTTTTTCATGTCAAAAAGAACTTTATATAGAATTTCCCTTTCCGAAAAATCAGTGAAATCCTGACTTCCGCCCGAATTGGCCATTAATGCCGGTAACCGGACCTGTTCTGCAGGAAGGTAGCGGGCCAGTGTAGCAGCGTCTATTTCTCTTTCATGCTCCAAAAGTGAGATTTGTTCAGCGATATTCTTAAGTTGTCGGATATTACCCGGGAACGGGAATTTCATCAACAATTTCTTCGCATCACTATCCAAACTGATGGGTTTGATTTTATATTTTTCTGAAAAATCAGTAGTAAATTTTCTGAAGAGCAATACCACATCCTCTCCTCTTTCTCTCAAAGGAGGAACATAAATCGGCACAGTATTCAACCTGTAATAAAGGTCTTCTCTGAATTCACCTTTTTCTACTGCTTTGATCAGATTGACATTTGTAGCTGCAATGACCCTGACATTGGTTTTAAGTACTTTTGAAGAGCCTACTTTGATAAATTCCCCGTTTTCCAATACCCTTAATAACCTCGCTTGGGTTCCCAAGGGCATTTCTCCAATTTCATCTAAAAAGATAGACCCGCCATCCGTCACCTCGAAATAACCTTTTCTGGCTTCATGGGCACCGGTAAAGGATCC
This window of the Aquiflexum balticum DSM 16537 genome carries:
- a CDS encoding co-chaperone GroES; the protein is MSKVNIKPLADRVLVEPAAAEEKTASGLFIPDTAKEKPQKGTVIAVGGGKKDEPLTVKVGDTVLYGKYAGTELSVEGQDFLIMRESDIFAIL
- the secG gene encoding preprotein translocase subunit SecG, translating into MFTFLISVIVILAVLLILVILAQDSKGGVGAAFGGSASQIMGVTKTGNILEKATWVLSIAILVLSLSSSAFYSTSEVDQINSPNIESAKKQVLTPSFGDSESLLPIDTTGSVNENPDDENQ
- the lptE gene encoding LPS assembly lipoprotein LptE is translated as MTLSKRKITNLISWGLFLILLQACAVSYSFTGTNLNYELTKSFSVENFFNDSGGGPANMEQLFTESLKEFYQRNTQLELVRNNGDLQFSGSINRYAITPQATVSSQDPNLPDRAGQMRLTISVEVDYVNTVVEEESLKRNFSFFKDYDPRTTSILQVESQLIEEIFDQILQDIFSATVANW
- a CDS encoding sigma-54 interaction domain-containing protein — protein: MITPQEIQSVKQRFAIIGNSPLLNHAIQVAMQAAPTEMTVLITGESGSGKESFSKIIHSLSLRKHGKFIAINCGAIPEGTIDSELFGHEKGSFTGAHEARKGYFEVTDGGSIFLDEIGEMPLGTQARLLRVLENGEFIKVGSSKVLKTNVRVIAATNVNLIKAVEKGEFREDLYYRLNTVPIYVPPLRERGEDVVLLFRKFTTDFSEKYKIKPISLDSDAKKLLMKFPFPGNIRQLKNIAEQISLLEHEREIDAATLARYLPAEQVRLPALMANSGGSQDFTDFSEREILYKVLFDMKKDMNDLKKLVLETYQSGGLSSNIMNKHQDLFEDIDSSKSYEDSKPVSQSSNLPLVLEKQHQKEQIEDYDDESIEDIIHEEDDSSLSLEKKEKEMIIRALRKHNNKRKYAASDLGISERTLYRKIKQYDIE